The Kozakia baliensis genome includes a region encoding these proteins:
- the ade gene encoding adenine deaminase: MYETIARRVAQGQGREPADLVIRDVRLFDLVTGELIPTDIAVCGDTIVGTMGQYEGKRVIEGRGRVAVPGFIDTHLHVESSLVTPYEFDRCVLPHGVTTAICDPHEMANVLGTAAFDYFLACAERVVMDLRVNLSSCVPATTMETAGARLDAADLTPYRAHPKVIGLAEFMNMPGVLNADPTCMDKLVAFAGEHIDGHAPLLRGKALNGYLAAGISTDHEATAADEALEKIRKGMIVLIREGSVCKDLAALVPLLNPATASFFAFCTDDRNPLEIAHEGHLDFLIRRAIELGVEPVAAYRAASLTAATAFGLRDRGQIAPGKRADIVLLDDMRRCVVSDVVSAGRLVDEALFAAREIVPPVGLGSVTLPYPVAAKDMEIKGDGKNRPVIGIVPGQIITEFLRFDLPGAGGVVKPDLSRDIAKVCVVARHGHNDNIGRGFVQGFGLKQGALASSVGHDSHNICVVGTNDADMALAVNRLEETGGGFVAVRDGAVLAELRLPVAGLMSDRPYEEVRDELIELRKAAREMGGALEEPFLQLAFLPLPVIPHLKITDVGMIDVETMARV; encoded by the coding sequence ATGTACGAGACGATTGCGCGCCGTGTGGCGCAAGGGCAGGGGCGCGAACCGGCCGATCTCGTTATTCGTGACGTGCGCTTGTTCGATCTGGTGACAGGAGAGTTGATCCCGACCGATATCGCGGTGTGTGGCGATACGATCGTCGGCACAATGGGACAGTATGAAGGCAAGCGCGTGATTGAAGGGCGCGGGCGCGTGGCCGTGCCCGGCTTCATCGACACGCATCTGCATGTCGAATCTTCTCTAGTGACGCCTTATGAGTTCGACCGTTGCGTGTTGCCGCATGGCGTGACTACGGCGATTTGCGATCCGCATGAGATGGCCAATGTTCTGGGCACGGCGGCGTTCGATTATTTTCTGGCCTGTGCTGAGCGCGTGGTGATGGATTTGCGCGTCAATCTTTCCAGCTGCGTTCCGGCGACGACGATGGAGACGGCGGGGGCGCGGCTGGATGCGGCGGATCTGACGCCCTACCGTGCGCATCCGAAGGTGATCGGGCTAGCGGAGTTCATGAACATGCCGGGCGTTTTGAACGCCGACCCGACTTGCATGGACAAGCTCGTAGCGTTTGCGGGCGAGCATATCGATGGGCATGCGCCTCTGCTGCGGGGCAAGGCGTTGAACGGGTATCTGGCGGCGGGAATCTCGACCGATCATGAGGCGACGGCGGCTGATGAGGCGTTGGAGAAGATCCGCAAAGGCATGATCGTGCTGATCCGCGAAGGGTCGGTTTGCAAGGATTTGGCGGCGCTTGTGCCATTGCTGAACCCTGCGACGGCATCTTTCTTCGCGTTCTGCACGGATGATCGTAATCCGCTGGAAATTGCACATGAAGGACATTTGGATTTTCTGATCCGGCGGGCGATCGAATTGGGCGTTGAGCCGGTGGCGGCGTATCGGGCGGCCTCGCTGACGGCGGCGACGGCGTTCGGGCTGCGCGACCGGGGGCAGATCGCGCCGGGGAAACGAGCGGATATCGTGTTGCTGGACGATATGCGGCGCTGCGTGGTGTCCGATGTGGTGTCGGCGGGACGTTTGGTGGATGAGGCGCTATTCGCGGCGCGAGAGATCGTGCCGCCGGTCGGTTTGGGGAGCGTGACGCTGCCTTACCCCGTGGCGGCGAAGGATATGGAGATTAAGGGCGATGGGAAGAATCGCCCGGTGATCGGGATTGTGCCAGGTCAGATCATCACGGAATTTCTGCGCTTCGATTTGCCGGGCGCGGGCGGTGTGGTGAAGCCGGATTTATCGCGCGATATCGCTAAAGTGTGCGTGGTGGCGCGGCATGGGCATAACGACAATATCGGGCGCGGTTTCGTTCAAGGCTTCGGCTTGAAGCAGGGAGCGTTGGCGTCTTCCGTGGGGCATGACAGCCATAATATTTGCGTCGTCGGCACGAATGATGCGGATATGGCGCTGGCGGTGAACCGGCTGGAGGAAACGGGCGGCGGGTTTGTGGCGGTGCGTGATGGTGCGGTTTTGGCGGAGTTGCGCTTGCCGGTGGCGGGGTTGATGAGCGACCGGCCTTATGAAGAAGTGCGCGATGAATTGATCGAATTGCGCAAGGCGGCGCGGGAGATGGGTGGTGCTTTGGAGGAGCCGTTCCTGCAATTGGCGTTTCTACCCCTGCCGGTGATTCCGCATTTGAAGATTACCGATGTGGGCATGATCGATGTGGAGACGATGGCGCGGGTTTAG
- a CDS encoding flippase: MSGPTGGEVASKQLITNAFWNIAGRIAPVFVAIVTTPRLIHLLGLSRWGIFTIVLSLIGTFGIFDLGLGRALSRAVATKGAEERMDQETCDLVLTGVSVLTGVGVVAALVSAACCNLWVDHGLKIPVELHREVLLSFFVFCTTAPLVMINAAVWGVLTGRQAYRETNLINIPISVMYYLGPLLMLYVWDSLIGVMFVLAGCRLWMTIAYIRLVYRLIPELKHAQLRPRLLKPLMQYGGWLTASNIIYPLLGYLDRFIISNLIPAARIGFYTTPSDAVSRFNMFTGSVNASAFTAISASYARNVTRTCELYKTSVVAVSFILLPLCLGASLFSYDILALWIDRGFSEQSGLVMKILCIGVFISGVDSITATFLEGIGRPDIGTKISIGELVIYLPVLYWGVSRYGVVGASAIWTLRFGFDYIVRAVMCLRIYPALRGSFLRGAVTVMTGVAGMCFSIARMNFWANVEAGVILLAITYIVMWFYTLDAFERQSFLQTASRIKSRLYRRETT, encoded by the coding sequence ATGTCAGGGCCGACAGGTGGTGAAGTTGCATCGAAACAACTTATTACAAATGCATTTTGGAACATTGCCGGGAGAATTGCACCGGTATTTGTGGCTATCGTCACCACGCCGCGGCTAATACATTTATTAGGTCTATCGCGGTGGGGTATTTTTACCATCGTTCTTAGCCTGATCGGAACATTCGGTATTTTCGATCTTGGGCTCGGTCGCGCTCTGTCACGTGCGGTGGCTACCAAGGGCGCTGAAGAACGCATGGACCAAGAGACATGTGATCTTGTTCTCACCGGTGTGTCCGTGTTGACTGGAGTTGGAGTTGTTGCGGCGCTTGTAAGCGCGGCTTGCTGCAATCTATGGGTAGATCACGGCCTGAAAATCCCGGTTGAGTTGCACCGAGAAGTATTGCTTTCATTTTTTGTTTTCTGCACGACCGCTCCTCTTGTGATGATTAATGCCGCTGTTTGGGGAGTGTTGACCGGACGGCAGGCCTATCGGGAAACGAACCTGATCAACATACCGATTTCGGTTATGTATTACCTTGGCCCACTTCTGATGTTGTATGTTTGGGATAGTTTGATTGGCGTCATGTTCGTCTTGGCGGGTTGTCGTCTATGGATGACGATCGCTTATATTCGGTTGGTCTACCGCTTAATTCCCGAATTAAAACATGCCCAGCTTCGGCCTCGTTTATTGAAGCCTTTAATGCAATATGGTGGTTGGCTCACAGCCTCCAATATCATCTATCCACTGCTCGGTTATCTCGATCGTTTTATTATTTCAAATTTAATTCCTGCAGCAAGAATCGGTTTTTATACGACGCCTTCGGATGCTGTTTCACGCTTCAATATGTTTACAGGGTCTGTAAACGCTTCGGCCTTTACCGCTATCTCTGCTTCCTATGCGCGCAATGTTACTCGGACATGCGAATTATATAAGACCAGTGTGGTGGCGGTTAGTTTTATCTTACTACCGCTTTGCCTTGGTGCCTCATTGTTCAGTTACGATATTCTTGCTCTTTGGATTGATCGTGGTTTCTCTGAACAGAGCGGATTGGTCATGAAAATCTTGTGCATTGGCGTGTTTATTAGTGGTGTTGATTCGATTACCGCGACTTTCCTTGAAGGTATTGGGCGCCCGGATATTGGCACGAAGATTTCGATCGGCGAACTCGTCATCTATCTGCCTGTTCTTTATTGGGGTGTTAGCCGTTACGGCGTTGTCGGCGCTTCAGCCATTTGGACCTTACGTTTTGGATTCGACTACATTGTGCGCGCGGTGATGTGTTTGCGAATATACCCAGCTTTACGTGGCAGTTTCTTGAGAGGAGCTGTGACTGTGATGACAGGAGTTGCAGGAATGTGCTTCTCTATTGCGCGGATGAATTTCTGGGCGAATGTCGAAGCTGGCGTAATTTTGCTAGCCATTACTTATATCGTTATGTGGTTTTACACGCTGGATGCATTTGAGCGTCAGAGCTTTCTACAAACGGCGAGCCGTATTAAATCGCGCCTATATAGAAGAGAAACGACTTGA
- a CDS encoding NAD-dependent epimerase/dehydratase family protein — protein sequence MGFEFRLANRSKREIFEEKIENLEQTIDTDLTRPLVVVTGATGNLGRQLINSLLNANWRVRGQFRSTIPKRSDVEWVNCDFADPNLPASSLDALVQGADTVINLAAATNNVSEMNVANVTNLDRLAQACVRQGVRYFGQASSMVVYGSPLTRTVDENAPLIELKHPLMSIPDASLKGIETYNIADSNAPTFAQFYKRSGRKTGPHIPFLFDFLKGAKTGKGFSRRLPMGAFRLDDRKLRETGFQHKS from the coding sequence TTGGGTTTCGAATTCAGGCTGGCCAATCGATCAAAGCGAGAGATTTTCGAAGAAAAGATAGAGAATTTGGAGCAGACGATAGATACCGATCTTACTCGCCCACTTGTTGTCGTTACCGGCGCAACCGGCAATTTGGGCCGACAGTTGATTAATTCACTGCTCAATGCGAACTGGCGTGTTCGCGGTCAATTTCGGAGCACAATCCCGAAGCGCAGCGATGTGGAATGGGTAAATTGCGATTTCGCCGACCCGAATTTACCTGCTTCATCGCTTGATGCTTTGGTTCAGGGTGCCGATACGGTTATCAACCTTGCTGCAGCGACGAACAATGTCTCTGAAATGAATGTCGCTAATGTCACCAATCTTGATCGGTTGGCGCAAGCTTGTGTTCGACAAGGTGTGCGTTATTTCGGACAGGCGAGTTCGATGGTGGTTTACGGTTCACCATTGACGCGCACGGTAGATGAAAATGCGCCGCTGATTGAACTCAAGCATCCACTGATGAGTATTCCTGACGCGTCATTGAAAGGAATAGAGACTTATAATATTGCCGACAGTAACGCGCCAACTTTTGCTCAATTTTATAAGCGTTCCGGTCGCAAGACGGGACCACATATTCCGTTCCTCTTCGATTTTTTGAAGGGAGCAAAAACAGGGAAAGGTTTCAGCCGTCGTCTGCCTATGGGGGCATTCCGCTTGGACGACCGTAAGCTTCGCGAAACAGGCTTCCAGCATAAGTCATAA
- a CDS encoding FAD-dependent oxidoreductase: MKQRIAVIGGGMIGLSTAYALIRAGHDVTLVEKGVVRLPNGALAGSVLTLDQALRNTV, encoded by the coding sequence ATGAAACAACGTATCGCGGTGATCGGTGGCGGCATGATCGGGCTTTCCACCGCCTATGCCCTAATCCGAGCAGGTCACGATGTCACGTTGGTCGAAAAAGGCGTTGTCCGTCTTCCCAACGGTGCGCTCGCCGGAAGCGTCCTGACGCTGGATCAGGCCCTACGGAACACCGTGTAA